Proteins encoded within one genomic window of Streptomyces taklimakanensis:
- a CDS encoding carbohydrate ABC transporter permease, with the protein MPATALFLLFFALPVCHALYLSLRRVEVKGLGLGSGAREEVWAGLSNYTDALTDSELVAGALRVLGYGLIVVPTMLGLALVFALMLDADRVRGRSFTRLAIFLPYAVPGVIAALLWGFLYLPDISPFHHVLRELGLPEPDLLDGGPLYVALANIAVWGGTGFNMIVIYTALRAIPAEVYEAARLDGCSQLQIALRIKIPMVAPSLVLTFFFSVIATLQVFSEPTTLKPLTNSVPTTWSPLMKVYEDAFVRNDIHTAAATAVVIAAVTLVLSFGFLRIAGSRTRQGETR; encoded by the coding sequence CTGCCCGCCACCGCCCTGTTCCTCCTCTTCTTCGCGCTCCCCGTCTGCCACGCCCTGTACCTCAGCCTGCGCAGGGTCGAGGTCAAGGGACTCGGCCTGGGCAGCGGCGCGCGCGAGGAGGTGTGGGCCGGCCTGTCCAACTACACGGACGCGCTCACCGACTCCGAACTGGTCGCCGGCGCGCTGCGGGTGCTGGGCTACGGCCTGATCGTCGTCCCCACCATGCTCGGTCTCGCCCTGGTCTTCGCCCTGATGCTGGACGCCGACCGGGTCCGGGGCCGCTCGTTCACCCGGCTGGCGATCTTCCTGCCGTACGCCGTTCCCGGGGTGATCGCGGCACTGCTGTGGGGCTTCCTCTACCTGCCGGACATCAGCCCCTTCCACCACGTGCTGCGCGAGCTCGGGCTGCCGGAGCCGGACCTGCTCGACGGCGGTCCGCTCTACGTCGCGCTCGCCAACATCGCCGTCTGGGGCGGCACCGGCTTCAACATGATCGTCATCTACACGGCGCTGCGCGCGATCCCCGCCGAGGTCTACGAGGCCGCGCGGCTGGACGGCTGCTCACAACTGCAGATCGCGCTGCGGATCAAGATCCCGATGGTGGCGCCGTCGCTGGTGCTGACCTTCTTCTTCTCGGTCATCGCCACGCTCCAGGTGTTCAGCGAACCCACCACGCTCAAGCCTCTGACCAACAGCGTTCCCACCACCTGGAGTCCGCTGATGAAGGTCTACGAGGACGCCTTCGTCAGGAACGACATCCACACGGCCGCCGCCACCGCGGTGGTCATCGCCGCGGTGACGCTCGTGCTCTCCTTCGGCTTCCTCAGGATCGCAGGCTCCCGTACCCGCCAGGGGGAAACCCGATGA
- a CDS encoding LacI family DNA-binding transcriptional regulator translates to MSGGERRRPPTIHDVAREAGVSRGTVSRFLNGGHNVSPAAADAVRAAIRRTGYVVNRHARSLITGRSDSVAFLLTEPQEKLFEDPNFNVLLRGCTQALAAHDIPLLLMIAGTPAERRRVIRYVTAGHVDGVLLVSSHTGDPVAEHLLGTGIPVVASGKPIDRQGRTARLAHVAADDRAGAREMVRHLVSTGRRTIATVAGPPDTPGGVERLAGWREVLVEAGLPAGDELVAHGDYSRGSGERATAELLDRVPDLDAVFVASDLMARGALAALERAGRRVPRDVAVGGFDDSPAAVSGLPELTTIRQPWDRISSEMVRVLLALIGGEEPSAVVLPTELVVRESA, encoded by the coding sequence ATGAGCGGCGGCGAGCGGCGACGTCCGCCGACGATCCACGACGTGGCCCGGGAGGCGGGCGTCTCGCGGGGCACGGTCTCGCGCTTCCTCAACGGAGGACACAACGTCAGCCCGGCCGCGGCCGACGCGGTACGGGCGGCCATCCGCAGGACCGGATACGTCGTCAACCGGCACGCCCGCAGTCTGATCACCGGTCGCTCGGACTCGGTGGCCTTCCTGCTCACCGAGCCGCAGGAGAAGCTCTTCGAGGACCCCAACTTCAACGTGCTGCTGCGGGGCTGCACCCAGGCGCTGGCCGCGCACGACATCCCACTGCTGCTGATGATCGCCGGCACCCCCGCCGAACGGCGCCGTGTCATCCGTTACGTCACCGCCGGCCACGTCGACGGGGTACTGCTGGTCTCCAGCCACACCGGCGACCCGGTGGCCGAGCACCTGCTGGGAACGGGCATACCGGTGGTCGCCAGCGGCAAGCCGATCGACCGGCAGGGACGTACGGCCAGGTTGGCGCACGTGGCGGCGGACGACCGGGCCGGCGCCCGGGAGATGGTGCGGCACCTGGTGTCCACCGGCCGCCGCACCATCGCCACGGTCGCCGGCCCGCCGGACACCCCCGGCGGCGTGGAGCGCCTGGCGGGCTGGCGCGAGGTGCTCGTGGAAGCCGGCCTGCCGGCCGGGGACGAGCTGGTCGCCCACGGCGACTACAGCCGCGGCAGCGGAGAGCGGGCCACGGCCGAGCTGCTGGACCGCGTCCCGGACCTGGACGCGGTGTTCGTCGCCTCCGACCTGATGGCGCGGGGAGCCCTGGCCGCCCTGGAACGGGCGGGGCGGCGGGTGCCCCGGGACGTGGCGGTCGGCGGTTTCGACGACTCCCCCGCCGCCGTCTCCGGCCTTCCGGAGCTGACCACCATCCGCCAGCCCTGGGACCGGATCAGCTCGGAGATGGTGCGGGTGCTGCTGGCCCTGATCGGCGGCGAGGAACCGTCGGCGGTCGTCCTGCCGACCGAGCTGGTGGTCCGCGAGTCGGCCTGA
- a CDS encoding aldehyde dehydrogenase (NADP(+)) produces the protein MAVPVWSVDPRTGKQRERVAVEATAADVDAAVRAAHAARGALADRTARIALLRAAAEELEAAREEVVASADAETALGPARLNGELGRTTYQLLAFADEVADGGFLDVVIDHADTSLTPPRPDLRRYKVPLGVVAVYSASNFPLAFSVPGGDTASALAAGCPVVVKAHPDHPATSELCVAALRRAAARAGLPEDVVTVVHGFDAGVELVKHPLVAAAGFTGSIRGGRALFDAAAARPVPIPFHGELGSLNPVVVTEEAAAERAERIGSGLAGSMTMGTGQFCTKPGLVLAPEGEAGDRLVEALAGALGEAAPGPLLDTRMREAFLAGVRARAELEDVTAPVAASAGEEQAVGAGFLTVPAGRLAAGGPHELLLEECFGPVTVVARYRDTDEVGSVLSKLPGNLTATLHLGTEEADRGDGEAARLLGELTGLAGRVLVNGWPTGVAVAPAQHHGGPYPATTSTSTSVGATAVERWLRPVAYQDTPEALLPEELRDDNPLGLPRRVDGRREI, from the coding sequence GTGGCAGTACCAGTGTGGAGCGTCGACCCCAGGACGGGGAAGCAGCGCGAGCGGGTCGCCGTCGAGGCCACGGCCGCCGACGTGGACGCGGCCGTGCGCGCCGCCCATGCCGCGCGTGGCGCGCTGGCCGACCGTACGGCGCGGATCGCCCTGCTGCGCGCGGCCGCCGAGGAGTTGGAGGCCGCCCGTGAGGAGGTCGTGGCGAGCGCGGACGCCGAGACCGCCCTCGGTCCGGCGCGGTTGAACGGGGAGCTGGGCCGTACCACCTACCAGTTGCTCGCCTTCGCCGACGAGGTCGCCGACGGCGGCTTCCTCGACGTCGTCATCGACCACGCCGACACCTCGCTCACTCCGCCCCGTCCCGACCTGCGCCGCTACAAGGTGCCGTTGGGCGTGGTGGCCGTCTACTCCGCCTCCAACTTCCCCCTGGCCTTCTCCGTCCCCGGCGGCGACACCGCCAGCGCGCTGGCGGCCGGTTGTCCGGTCGTGGTCAAGGCGCACCCCGACCACCCGGCCACCTCCGAGCTGTGCGTGGCCGCGCTGCGCCGTGCCGCCGCCCGCGCCGGTCTGCCCGAGGACGTCGTGACGGTGGTGCACGGCTTCGACGCGGGCGTGGAGCTGGTGAAGCACCCGCTGGTGGCCGCGGCCGGGTTCACCGGCTCGATCCGCGGCGGGCGGGCCCTGTTCGACGCGGCCGCCGCCCGTCCGGTCCCCATTCCCTTCCACGGCGAACTGGGCAGCCTCAACCCCGTCGTCGTCACCGAGGAGGCGGCGGCGGAGCGCGCCGAGCGGATCGGCAGCGGGCTGGCCGGGTCGATGACGATGGGCACCGGTCAGTTCTGCACCAAGCCGGGGCTGGTCCTGGCGCCCGAGGGGGAGGCGGGCGACCGGCTGGTGGAGGCGCTGGCCGGTGCTCTCGGCGAGGCCGCCCCGGGCCCGCTGCTGGACACCCGGATGCGCGAGGCGTTCCTCGCCGGTGTCCGGGCCCGTGCCGAGCTGGAGGACGTGACGGCGCCGGTCGCCGCGTCCGCGGGCGAGGAGCAGGCCGTGGGCGCGGGCTTCCTGACCGTTCCGGCCGGGAGGCTCGCCGCCGGCGGACCGCACGAGCTGCTGTTGGAGGAGTGCTTCGGCCCGGTCACCGTCGTGGCCCGCTACCGGGACACCGACGAGGTCGGTTCCGTGCTCTCGAAGCTGCCCGGCAACCTCACCGCCACCCTCCACCTCGGCACCGAGGAGGCGGACAGGGGCGACGGCGAGGCGGCCCGGTTGCTGGGCGAGCTGACCGGTCTGGCCGGACGCGTCCTGGTCAACGGCTGGCCCACCGGCGTCGCGGTCGCCCCCGCCCAGCACCACGGCGGCCCCTACCCGGCCACCACCTCCACCTCCACCTCGGTCGGCGCCACGGCCGTCGAGCGCTGGCTGCGCCCGGTCGCCTACCAGGACACGCCGGAGGCGTTGCTGCCGGAGGAGCTGCGCGACGACAACCCGCTCGGTCTGCCGCGCCGGGTGGACGGCCGTCGCGAGATCTGA
- a CDS encoding carbohydrate ABC transporter permease gives MTATLSAPLPPTPRAPRRIAALPTAALFLGALYCLLPVAWVLIAATKSGRELFSTFTFLPGTGFTENLADLSAYRDGVYWQWMGNSALYAGLGALLSTAVSALAGYALAVYRFRGREAVFNVLLTGVLMPPVILAVPQYLLLAEANLTDTHLSVLLPSILSPYGVYLARVYASAAVPKDVVEAGRTDGSGEWRIFRSLALPMMLPGLVTVFLFQFVAIWNNFLLPYIMLGDDEKFPVTLGLFTLLQQGASSPALYTLVITGALLAIVPLIVLFLVIQRFWSLDLLSGAVKS, from the coding sequence ATGACCGCCACCCTCTCCGCCCCTCTTCCCCCCACGCCGCGCGCCCCGCGCCGGATCGCGGCGCTGCCCACCGCGGCGCTGTTCCTGGGGGCGCTCTACTGCCTGCTGCCGGTCGCCTGGGTCCTGATCGCCGCCACCAAGTCCGGCCGGGAGTTGTTCTCCACCTTCACCTTCCTGCCCGGCACCGGGTTCACCGAGAACCTGGCGGACCTGTCGGCCTACCGCGACGGCGTCTACTGGCAGTGGATGGGCAACTCGGCCCTCTACGCCGGACTCGGCGCCCTGCTGTCCACCGCGGTCTCCGCGCTGGCCGGGTACGCCCTGGCGGTCTACCGCTTCCGCGGCCGGGAAGCCGTCTTCAACGTCCTGCTCACCGGGGTGCTGATGCCCCCGGTCATCCTGGCCGTGCCGCAGTACCTGCTGTTGGCCGAGGCGAACCTGACCGACACCCACCTGTCGGTGCTGCTGCCGTCGATCCTGTCCCCCTACGGCGTCTACCTGGCGCGCGTCTACGCGTCCGCCGCCGTACCGAAGGACGTGGTCGAGGCGGGACGGACGGACGGCTCCGGCGAGTGGCGGATCTTCCGCTCCCTGGCGCTGCCGATGATGCTGCCGGGCCTGGTGACGGTCTTCCTCTTCCAGTTCGTCGCGATCTGGAACAACTTCCTGCTGCCGTACATCATGCTCGGCGACGACGAGAAGTTCCCGGTCACCCTGGGGCTGTTCACCCTGCTCCAGCAGGGTGCGAGCAGCCCGGCCCTGTACACCCTGGTGATCACCGGGGCACTGTTGGCGATCGTGCCGCTGATCGTCCTGTTCCTGGTGATCCAGCGGTTCTGGAGCCTGGACCTGCTCTCCGGCGCCGTAAAGTCCTGA
- a CDS encoding aminotransferase class V-fold PLP-dependent enzyme: protein METTPPGLPGLPENEFASKTTYLDTASHGLLPARTVEVLHRVIRETAEGRGSMPDWLAAVERARARYARIVRVSPDRVALGTAVAPQVSLVAGALPSGAEVLGADGDFSSLLNPFAMRADLKLRTVPLEELAGAVRPGTALVAVSAVQSADGRIADLDAIAGAARDHGARTLVDTTQAVGWLPLDAGAFDHTVCGGYKWLLNPRGVSFLTVPEDGGGLVPLQAGWIAGERPWESCYGTVDELARSARRFDTAPAFLPCLGAERSLSLLEEVGPEAIGVHNRALAERFRVGAAEAGHRPVPGDSAIVAVPGLGEAAERLTEAGVRASVRAGNLRVAFHLYNTAADVDRLLAVLPRP, encoded by the coding sequence ATGGAGACCACACCGCCGGGGCTGCCCGGGTTGCCGGAGAACGAGTTCGCGTCGAAGACCACCTACCTCGACACCGCTTCGCACGGCCTGTTGCCCGCCCGCACCGTCGAGGTCCTGCACCGTGTGATCCGGGAGACGGCCGAGGGGCGGGGCAGCATGCCCGACTGGCTCGCCGCGGTCGAGCGGGCGCGGGCCCGCTACGCCCGGATCGTCCGGGTGTCACCCGACCGGGTGGCGCTGGGAACGGCCGTGGCTCCCCAGGTCTCGCTGGTGGCGGGCGCGTTGCCGTCCGGTGCCGAGGTGCTGGGCGCCGACGGGGACTTCAGCTCCCTGCTCAATCCCTTCGCGATGCGCGCCGACCTCAAGCTGCGCACCGTTCCCCTGGAGGAGCTGGCCGGTGCCGTCCGTCCCGGCACCGCGCTGGTCGCCGTCAGCGCGGTGCAGTCGGCCGACGGTCGGATCGCGGACCTCGACGCGATCGCCGGGGCGGCCCGCGACCACGGCGCCCGCACCCTGGTGGACACCACCCAGGCCGTCGGCTGGCTGCCGCTGGACGCCGGCGCCTTCGACCACACGGTCTGCGGCGGCTACAAGTGGCTGCTGAACCCGCGCGGCGTCTCCTTCCTCACCGTGCCCGAGGACGGCGGCGGCCTGGTGCCCCTCCAGGCCGGCTGGATCGCGGGGGAACGGCCCTGGGAGAGCTGCTACGGCACGGTGGACGAACTCGCCCGCTCCGCCCGCCGGTTCGACACCGCGCCGGCCTTCCTGCCCTGTCTGGGGGCCGAGCGTTCCCTGTCCCTGCTGGAGGAGGTCGGCCCGGAGGCGATCGGCGTCCACAACCGGGCGCTGGCCGAGCGGTTCCGCGTCGGCGCCGCCGAGGCGGGGCACCGGCCCGTGCCCGGCGACTCGGCGATCGTCGCCGTGCCCGGGCTGGGAGAGGCGGCGGAGCGGCTGACGGAGGCCGGGGTGAGGGCCTCCGTCCGGGCGGGGAACCTGCGCGTCGCCTTCCACCTGTACAACACGGCCGCGGACGTGGACCGGCTGTTGGCGGTGCTGCCCCGCCCCTGA